The genomic segment TTCGGCGGGACGACCTCTCGGTTCAGTCGCTCGTCGAAGCGCTGGAAAAAATAATGATCCACGACGACACGCTCGCGGTACGGCGCAGCGCCATCCGCGCGATCGAAGCCATCGGCGGGCCGGGTGACATCCCGCGCCTGGAGCAAGCCCTCTCGCACGAACTGGACCGCGACAATCGCGCTGCAATTCAACGCGCCATCGAGCGGCTCCGTGCGCGCGGCTAGCGCCCTTGAAACTTGGTTCCGTTTTATAACCGCAGGTCGTCGCGCCGTTACGTTATATTCCCGTAGCGAGGAGCGCGAAGCATGTTTCTGCCCGTCACGTTCATCGTCCTGCTTATCGTGGCTGCGTGCCTGATCCTCGGAATCTGGCTGTTGCGGCAGGCTGCGCGCGATCGACCCCAACCCCCGCGGGGGACGGCCGTCATGCGATGGACGCGTTGCGTTGTTCGAAATGCGGACAAGTCGAACCAGTCGTCGCACAGTTCTGCGGTCATTGCGGCGCGCGGTTGACGTAGCGCCGTCTCGCGGGCATTCTCACGCGCGCCAGGAGGATTCGTATCATGACGGATTCCGGTTCTGAACCACGTTTTCCACGCCGACCTCTGCAACCGATGAACTTTCCGCGCAGCGGCGGAATCGTCGGTTTGCTGCTGTTGCTGGTTGTCGGCGTACTGGGGTTTTTCTGGATCGTCGTGCGCATCGAAGTGCCGGCGAATCACATCCTCGTGCTCGTGAACAAGACGGGCAAACTGCTGCCGCCGGAACTGCGCGACCAGTTCGGCGATCAGGTCGTGCTCTATCCCGAGTTGGTCAAGTCCATCGCCGAAAAAACCGGAAGCACCCCCGAGGCCGTTCGCGACGGTTACAAAGGCGTGCGGTTTGAAGTGCTTCCCGAAGGCCGGCACTGGTACAACCCGTTCAGTTACGAGCGGGTGGTTGTGCCGGCGATCCTCCTGAAACAGAATGAAGTCGGGGTGCTGATCCGCAAGTACGGCAAACCGCTGCCCTTTCCGAAGACCGTGGCGACCGAGCCGGACGAGCGCGGGCCGGTCGCTGAAACACTGGCGCCCGGGCGGCACAACATCAACCCCTTCGCGTACGAGCTGCAAACGTTCCCGGCGATTGCCATCCCCGAAGGCCACGCCGGCGTGGTGACGTTGTTAAGCGGAACGGATCCGGTCAAGAAGAACACGTTTGTAGTAGAACCGGGCGAAAAGGGTGTGCAGCGCGCCACCCTGCCGCCCGGCTTGGAATACATCAACCCGTACCTGAAACAGATCGACATCGTGGACGTGCGCAGCCAGAAGTGCGATATGGTCGGCGACGACGCGATTCACTTTCCCTCGTCGGACAGTTTCACCATCACCATCGAGGGCACGATCGAATGGGCGATTCGGCCCGATCACGTCGCCGAAGTCACCGTGGCCTACGGCGATAAGCGAGACATCCTCGACAAGATCATCCTGCCCAACGTGCGCAGCCTCGCCCGCATTCAGGGGTCCAAACTCCAGGCGCGCGAGTTCATCAGCGGCAAGTCGCGCGCCGCGTTCCAGGAACGCCTGTTGAGCGAGCTGAAGAGTGAATGCTGGAGCCAGGGAATCGACATCAAGTCGGCCCTCGTCCGCGACATCAAGCCCCCGGCCGAGATCGCCTCGCTCATCAGCCAGCGCGAACAGGCCGATCAGGAAATCGAACGCTACACCAACCAGATCGAGGAAGCCAAGGCCGAAGCGCGGCTCGTCGAACAACAGGAATTGCAGAATCAAAACAAGGCGCTCGGCGAGATGCGCACCCAGATCGTCACGCTGACCAAGGAAGCCGAGCAGCGCAAGAACGTCGCCGTGACCAGGGCCAATCGCGAGTTCTCCGTCGCCAAGCTGACCCTGGAAGCAGCCGAGAAAGAGGCGGCGGCGCTTCGCTCACGCGGCGAAGCCGAGGCCAACGTCATTCTGTTTGGCTTTCAGGCGCGGGCCGAGCCGCTCAAGGCGGCGGTCAACGCCTTCGGAGATGGCACGGCCTACGCCCAGCAGTTCTTTTATCAGAAGGTCGCACCGTCCATCCAAAGCATTCTGACCAATACCGACGGACCGTTCGCGGACATCTTCCGCAACTTTGAATCGAATCCGTCCGCCGCGAAGGGAGGCAACCGCTAATGGGAAACAAACTTCGCATTCTGATGGGGTCATTGCTCGTCCTGGGCGGCGTCATCACGGCCGTGTTCTGGTTCTCGTTCCGCATTTTCGTACCGCCGGACAAGTGCGCCGTTCTGATCCGAAAAATGGGCACGCCGCTGCCGGCCGGACAGATCGTCGCGACCGAGCCGGGCCAGAAGGGCATCGAGCTGGATGTGCTCGGCCCTGGTCGGCACTTCCGCGATTCGTTCCGCTACGAATGGGAGCTGAAAGATCTGACGGTCATCCCCGCGGGCGATCCGGCGTCCTGGGAATGGATTCACACGATCAGCTCGCGTGCCAAGCAGCGTATTCGCGGCGGGCAGTTCGTGCCGCAGGGCAAGTTTCCCATGATCGGCGTCGTCACGCGGCGCATCGGGCAAAAGCCGCCGCCGGGGCAACTGATCGTCAAGCGCGATTCGCCCTATGCCGGCATCCTCGAAGAAGTGCTTACCCCAGGCACCTACAAGATCAATCCGTACGCCTATGAAGTCGAGCTGCACCCGGCGACGGTGATCCCCGCGGGCTTCGTCGGCGTCGTGACCAATCTGTTCGGCAATGCGCCGGAAGAACGCGTGACGCAGATCCTCCCTGAACTGGACTCCAACGACACGACCGAATCCGCTGCATCCAGCCAACTGGTGAGCTTTGTCCGGCCGCTGGCCAACCCCGGCGAGCGCGGCACCTTGAAGGATGTCTTGCAGCCGGGCGTCTATTTCATCAATCCCAAGCTGCAAAAAGTGACGCTGATCGAGATCGGCTTCAATGAGTTCAGCACGACGAACGTCCCTGGCGAGCAGACGTATCAGATCTCGTTCCCGTCGGACACGGGGTTTCTCATTCGCGTCGGCGTCACGGTCGTCTGGGGCATCGACCCGCGCCACGCCGCGCAGATCATCAACGAGTTCGGCAACACCGACGGCGTAATCGACAAGGTCATCGAGCCGCAGCTGCGGTCGATCTGCCGGAACATCGGCTCGACCTACGCGGCGCGCGATTTCATCCAGGGCGAGAAGCGCGAGAAGTTCCAGCGCGACCTGAAAGACGAGTTGAAGCGCGTCTGTCGCGGGAAGAACATCGAAGTACTCCTGGCGCTGGTCCGGGAGATTGACGTGCAGCCGCCCGAGTTCATGACCGGCGGCGAGAACGCCGAGGACCTGAAGCGCACGATCCAGGAGAGTTACATCGCCAAGGAAAAACAGATCACCAAGGAGAAGCAGCGCGACGCGGCGACCGCCAAGGCCCAACTGGAGGAGTTCAAGAAGAAGGTCGATATCGCCCGCGAGACGATCCGCGCCGAAACGCGCATCGGCGTGGCGAACGTGCAGGCCGACGGTGAAAAACTGGCCGCCGAGATCGACGCCCAGGCGGCCCTGGAGGTCGCGACGATCCAGCAACAGGTCGCCCTGCTCGACGCGCAGCGTACGGAGATTCTGGGACGGGCCAGGGCCGACGTGGAGAAGTTCAAGAAGGCCGCCGAAGCCGAGGGCTACAAGCTGCTGGTCGGTGCGTTCGGCAGCGCGAAGGCGTACAATTTGTATACGTTCGCGGAGAACTTCCAGCCGAAATCGATCAAGCTCTTCTTCGCCGGCGAGGGCACGTTCTGGACCGACCTGTCGCGCTTCGAGGAACTCGGCGCCGCCAAGATCATGCAGGACGGGGCGAAGGCCAAACCCTAGCAACGCAATCGCAGGGTACGCAACGCACAAAGCCTGACGGATGAACGGGCCGACGCTGCATGCTGCAAGCCCGGAGTGCGAAACATCGGGCTTCCAGCAGCATCACTGCCTTAAAGCGAAAACCGGCGATGTTGAACTTTCCCGGATCCGCAAACGCCCGAAGCAGAATCAGGATGAGAAGCCGAAAGCCAAGCGCGAACTACGCCGGTCGCGAGAGGTGAGGCCGGGGGCGCGAGCAGTAGTAAACGCCGCCGGGCGGGACGTTCATCCAGACCATGCGGTAGTTCACGCTGTCAAACAGGCGGTGGTAAAAGCCCTTGAACAGCACCGGAGCCACCGTGATTTGAATGAACATGCCGTTGGGCGTCAGCGCCTCACGCAGCCATTGCCACAGCCGCACCGCGGCGCGCTTCGGCAGGCTGGGCGTCGGCAGGCCGCTTAATACGTAATCCACCTTGTGAATGCCCAGCTTGGCCAGCGGCTCGCGCACGCGTGTCGCGTCGCATTGCAGCAGGTTTGCCTCGGGAAACCGCCGCCGCAAGACCTCGCAGAAATCCCCGTCGTTTTCCACAGCCACGAAGCGATGATGTGGCCGCATGTTCTCGAGAATCTCCTGCGTCACCGGACCGGTGCCCGCGCCGAGTTCGACAATCGTCGCGGGTTTGCTCCAGTCGATCGGCCGAAGAACACCTGCGACGAGCGAAGGGCTGGACGGCACGGCCGATGAAATGGTCCGGCCCTTGGCGAGAAATTTTCGAAAGAACAAACCGAAGTCGGCGGCTTTGGCGCGGCGCTCGGAGAGCGTCGAC from the Planctomycetia bacterium genome contains:
- a CDS encoding methyltransferase domain-containing protein, which gives rise to MSHDPLNANVAEPEMAASTLSERRAKAADFGLFFRKFLAKGRTISSAVPSSPSLVAGVLRPIDWSKPATIVELGAGTGPVTQEILENMRPHHRFVAVENDGDFCEVLRRRFPEANLLQCDATRVREPLAKLGIHKVDYVLSGLPTPSLPKRAAVRLWQWLREALTPNGMFIQITVAPVLFKGFYHRLFDSVNYRMVWMNVPPGGVYYCSRPRPHLSRPA